The following are from one region of the Lonchura striata isolate bLonStr1 chromosome 26, bLonStr1.mat, whole genome shotgun sequence genome:
- the PAQR7 gene encoding membrane progestin receptor alpha, whose amino-acid sequence METAGAESLSSQKNPAAALAAAGQRNRCGGNAGRRRQLVGRRRVLFFLVAAFFFSHPYPEKCHFFGQSHQIFHVFLVLCTLAQIEAMVLDYESWREIYSSLQRDLAHDFSALFLATVTCSVLTAAYMAWRVKNKLGLKEE is encoded by the exons ATGGAAACAGCCGGGGCCGAGTCTTTATCATCACAGAAAAACCCAGCGGCAgcgctggctgctgctgggcaaaGGAACCGCTGCGGAGGAAACGCGGGGCGGCGGAGGCAGCTGGTGGGGAGGCGGAGG GTGCTCTTCTTCCTCGTCGCCGCCTTCTTCTTCTCCCATCCCTACCCCGAGAAGTGCCACTTCTTCGGGCAGAGCCACCAGATCTTCCACGTGTTCCTGGTGCTCTGCACGCTGGCGCAGATCGAGGCCATGGTGCTGGACTACGAGTCCTGGAGGGAGATCTACTCCTCCCTGCAGCGGGACCTGGCTCACGACTTCTCTGCCCTGTTCCTGGCCACTGTCACCTGCTCTGTCCTCACAGCCGCCTACATGGCCTGGAGGGTGAAGAACAAGCTGGGCCTCAAGGAAGAGTAA
- the AUNIP gene encoding aurora kinase A- and ninein-interacting protein codes for MRRRRGDPAPAEPCGVWLDTAELKRGPAPPPSSGLKAPLWKRSPALPPQPGRRQSSIRSFLRPLAGEGDKENASPAERSGPPLPARPVKILPLPRLQGAREEPPGAGQGLRGTAQPWQTPLGAPGLPAQAQRQSKAPRGAGGGSWCCGCSRSPEKCWIFPGEAASAGREAQPWSRAASGTGSAGVEDTKPGPGVEDTKPGPGAEDTKPGPRVEDTKPGPGVADTAPGPGAAPRGVCCSPRSPVPAQPLRERGQLPAGSCGLLFSQDSQGNRVIAHRPRASPPRASQPRGLRLELGWEPLFTQDSEGNRVIKHWE; via the exons atgaggcggcggcgcggggacCCGGCCCCGGCCGAGCCCTGCGGGGTGTGGCTGGACACGGCGGAGCTGAAGCGGGGCCCGGCGCCG CCCCCGAGCTCCGGGCTGAAAGCGCCGCTTTGGAAGCGgagcccggcgctgcccccgcAGCCGGGCCGGAGGCAGAGCTCCATCCGCTCCTTCCTGCGCCCCCTCGCAG GTGAAGGAGACAAAGAGAACGCCAGCCCGGCTGAGCGCTCGGGGCCTCCTCTGCCCGCCCGGCCTGTGAAGATCCTGCCCCTGCCACGGCTGCAGGGAGCCCGGGAGGAGCCCcccggggctgggcaggggctgcggggcacagcccagccttggCAAACACCTCTGGGTGCCCCGGGGCTCCCAGCGCAGGCTCAGAGGCAGAGCAAAGCCccccgtggggctggggggggctCCTGGTGCTGCGGCTGCTCCCGGAGCCCGGAGAAATGCTGGATATTTCCTGGAGAAGCGGCCTCGGCGGGCAGGGAagcacagccctggagcagagctgcctctgggaCGGGCTCTGCTGGGGTTGAGGACACAAAGCCTGGCCCAGGGGTTGAGGACACAAAGCCTGGCCCAGGGGCTGAGGACACAAAGCCTGGCCCAAGGGTTGAGGACACAAAGCCTGGCCCAGGGGTGGCAGACACAGCTCCTGGCCCAGGGGCTGCCCCCAGAGGGGTTTGCTGCTCTCCCCGGAGCCcggtgccagcccagcccctgcggGAGCGGGGCCAGCTCCCGGCGGGGTCCTGCGGGCTGCTCTTCTCCCAGGACTCCCAAGGGAACAGGGTGATTGCCcacaggcccagggccagccccCCGAGGGCCAGCCAGCCCCGGGGGCTgcggctggagctgggctgggagccccTGTTCACGCAGGACTCGGAGGGGAACAGGGTCATAAAGCACTGGGAGTGA
- the MTFR1L gene encoding mitochondrial fission regulator 1-like, with translation MDAEATIPIWQNKPHGSARSVVRMIGSNLPLKPCPRATFEVLPSVSDLYLGDVPPVPTLADIVWIAADDEETYARVRSDTRPLKHKWKPSPFTVIQRNASVPNLRKQEEKLLALKKPGLPALSRTTELQDELSHLRSQIAKIVAAESASAQLTPDLLSPGSSNASSPVHCFGPSFQSTTSFVISDITEEEAELESPELPSVAELPAVAALCSAPEGRPEPRDPDEEDSVSLSKASSFADMMGILKDIHRMKQSKDLSRPAMKEEDPAVLIAEVLRRKFALKDEDLALKEK, from the exons ATGGACGCGGAGGCC ACCATCCCCATCTGGCAGAACAAGCCCCATGGCTCGGCTCGCAGCGTGGTCAGGATGATCGGCTCCAACCTGCCCCTgaagccctgtcccagggccACCTTCGAG GTGCTGCCAAGTGTCTCAGATCTGTATCTGGGTGATgtgccccccgtgcccaccTTGGCTGACATCGTGTGGATCGCAGCGGATGATGAGGAGACCTACGCCAGGGTCAG AAGTGACACTCGCCCGCTGAAGCACAAGTGGAAGCCGAGTCCCTTCACGGTGATCCAGAGGAACGCCTCGGTGCCCAACCTGaggaagcaggaggagaagctgctggCCCTGAAGAAGCCTGGTTTGCCAGCCCTGAGCCGGACCACAGAGCTCCAGGATGAGCTGAGCCACCTGCGGAGCCAGATCGCCAAGATCGTGGCTGCAGAGTCAG CCTCTGCCCAGCTGACCCCAGATCTGTTATCCCCAGGGAGCTCCAACGCCTCTTCTCCCGTCCATTGCTTTGGACCCTCCTTCCAGTCCACCACGTCCTTTGTGATCAGCGACATcacggaggaggaggcggagctGGAGAGCCCCGAGCTGCCCTCGGTGGCCGAGCTGCCGGCGGTGGCCGCGCTCTGCTCTGCCCCCGAGGGCCGGCCCGAGCCCCGGGACCCCGACGAGGAGGACTCCGTGTCCCTTTCCAaggccagcagctttgctgaCATGATGGGGATTCTCAAAGACATTCACAGGATGAAGCAGAGCAAAGACTT gagccgcccggccaTGAAGGAGGAGGACCCGGCCGTGCTCATCGCAGAGGTGCTCCGGAGGAAGTTTGCCCTGAAGGATGAAGACCTGGCCCTGAAGGAGAAGTGA